In the Flavobacterium sp. 90 genome, TTATTTGAAAATTGGCATATTTTACATCCAGATTACTGTTGTAGATTTGTATTGTAAAATATTAATAAACAATATTTTAGTTTTAAAAGAAAGGATTAATAATATAAAAATTTATAAAAATGCAAACAAGAATTCACATTGACAAAGTAGAACCAGCAGGATACAGCGCTATTCTGGGACTTGAAAAATTCATTGAAAGCACATCATTGACAAGAACGCATAAAGAATTGATTAAAATTAGAGCATCACAAATAAATGGTTGTGCTTTTTGTATCAATATGCACACCAAAGATGCTCGTAAAGCGGGTGAAACAGAACAACGTATTTATGCTTTGAATGCATGGCGCGAAACACCGTTTTTTACAGACGAAGAAAGAGCAATATTAGCTTTAACTGAAGAAATTACTTTGATTAGCAATCATGTAAAAGATGAAACGTATGAAGCCGCGGCTAAAGTTTTGGATGAAAAATATCTGGCTCAGGTAATTTTGGCTATTATTACAATTAATGCCTGGAATAGAATTGGTATCGCAACAAATCTTATTCCTGCTTAAGTAACGCTGAAATAATATAGAAAAAAGGATTTAAAGCTTTAATAATAAGGCTTTAAATCCTTTTTTCTTTAATTATTGCTTTGTTCTATTTGATAAAATCCAATTGTTAATGACAAAAATATCTAACACATAGAAACATAGTTTTTCTTTATCCATAAGAAGATTAAAAAGAAACTTGTTTCTTGCACATAGATAGTCCCGAAGCGTCGGGATGAATTCAATAAAAGTGAAACGCCTCTTTTTTTAGTTCTTAATAGCTATGTTTCTATGTGTTTAAATTATTTTTTCGCTCCTTTTTTCTTTCTTCCCAACCAGATTATAAGCCCAGTAATTGGCAATGTCGCAGCAAAAAGACAAACTATAAATGCAATTATTTTGGTAGGAAGACCATAAATACTTCCCGTATGAATAGGGTAGTTTAAACGTCTAATTTTGTCTCCCGTTGAAAATTTGTCATAAGGTCTCGCTTCAATTTGTTCCGTGGTATATTTATCAAAATAAGCGGCACTGGATTGATTTGGAATCGTTATTTCTGAATATTCTTTTAATACTACAATACTATTTATCGTGTCAGCCGGCATTCTGATTTGTATGTTTCCCGTGTACGGAAAAATGCTGTCGGCTTTATTATAGATGTTTTGATAGAACGCAGTATTGTTGAGTTTAGGATCAATTTTAGTTGGGTTTTCTACTTTTGCCGAAGGCTTTTTCGCATTTCCTTCAGTTAAGAAATAAACACCATTTTGAAACCATGTAAACGCAAATGATAATCCGGTTAAAGAAATAATTAACAGAATTAAAAAGCTGTAGAAACCAAAAGTAGAGTGGAAATCCCAATTTACTCTTTTAAAAGAAGCGCTCCATTTTACCGTAAGTCTTTGTTTCAGATTTTTGATTTTTTTAGGCCACCACAAAATCATACCGGAAATAAGCATAAAAGCAAAGATCAAACAGGAAGTTCCCATAATAATTGAACCTGTTTCGCCCAATAATAATTCTCTGTGTAGGGATAAAACAAAAACAAAAAATCTGCTTTCTTGCGGAGTTTGCGCCAGGATTTTCCCCGTATAAGGATCGATAGAAAAAAACTGGGCTTTTTTATCCGAATCCTTTCCTAAAATTTGAATAGTTCGCGAAGGATCACTAAAAGTATAAATACGAGTAATCTTTTTTATCGAATGCTCCTTTTGAAGCATATCCACACAATAATCGATTGTTTTTTTAGTCGTTCCAATCGTAGTAACATTGTAATATTCAGGATTTATGGCTTTGTCAATTTCTTTTTCGAAAACCAAAATACTTCCCGTTAAGGCAGCTATAAAAACAATTAATCCAGAACCAAGTCCAAGCCATAAATGCAATAGACCAATATTTTTTTTAAATCCTTTCTTCATAAATGCTGTTTTCCTGAACCCGTCAATTAGATTTGGGTGATTGATTGTATTAATAAACAGGGGAGAACTTTTAAAGTTCTGGCGCAAATTTATACTTATTTAGACTTAATCCATACAATATCATTAGAAAAAATGCTCTTTTTTTAATTCAAAATAAAACATTCAGAATTTTAATATTAGAATGAAGAAAAGAAGTTCTTAAACGAATAATTTACTTGTTAAAGTTATTGTTGGTTTCTGCATATATGGTTATTCAGAAGAATTTCGGATTACATTTATTAAAGCTCGAAAAGCCAACAAAACCGCTGGTTTTCTGTACAAAAGAAAGTGTCTTAATCATATTTATAGGGAATAAATCAAAATATTACTTGTTAAACAATGATTAATTTCTACTTTTGCATTGTTTTTATTCATTCTAAATAAAAGCAAAATACCTAACCAAAACTTAAAATCAATGAAATATCTTAGTTTAAGAACATCAAAGTTTTTACTTATTATTAGCTTTCTATTTTCGGTCATTTCATCTTTTGCACAACAAAATAGCGGAAAGATCAAAGGACAAATAACAACTTCTGACGGAAAATCGGCTTCAGGAGCTACAATTATCATTATAAGTTCAAAATATAGAACCACTGCTAAAAGTGACGGTAGTTTTACATTCA is a window encoding:
- a CDS encoding carboxymuconolactone decarboxylase family protein, with product MQTRIHIDKVEPAGYSAILGLEKFIESTSLTRTHKELIKIRASQINGCAFCINMHTKDARKAGETEQRIYALNAWRETPFFTDEERAILALTEEITLISNHVKDETYEAAAKVLDEKYLAQVILAIITINAWNRIGIATNLIPA
- a CDS encoding PepSY-associated TM helix domain-containing protein, giving the protein MKKGFKKNIGLLHLWLGLGSGLIVFIAALTGSILVFEKEIDKAINPEYYNVTTIGTTKKTIDYCVDMLQKEHSIKKITRIYTFSDPSRTIQILGKDSDKKAQFFSIDPYTGKILAQTPQESRFFVFVLSLHRELLLGETGSIIMGTSCLIFAFMLISGMILWWPKKIKNLKQRLTVKWSASFKRVNWDFHSTFGFYSFLILLIISLTGLSFAFTWFQNGVYFLTEGNAKKPSAKVENPTKIDPKLNNTAFYQNIYNKADSIFPYTGNIQIRMPADTINSIVVLKEYSEITIPNQSSAAYFDKYTTEQIEARPYDKFSTGDKIRRLNYPIHTGSIYGLPTKIIAFIVCLFAATLPITGLIIWLGRKKKGAKK